AGCCTCTGGGTCTTGATGACCTGCCAAAGCATATATGCGGTTCTGACTACTGCCGGAGCTAGATGATCCACCcctgcctctacctctaccagCTGATGCCTGAGGGCCTTGCTCCTAAGGGAATATTGAAGAGGAGGAGACTGTTATAGATCTAGTGGGCTGAACCATCCCACTTCTGTCATTAATAGGACAATCCCTCATGTAATGACTAGGGTCTCCACAGGTATAGCATAAATTAGACCCCTGACGACATTGTCCAGAATGAGCTCTACCGCATTGACTGCACCGCGGAGGGGGCACCCTCATTTGTGCTGAATCCCTCCGATTATGAAAACCCAAAATTCTCGAGCCCTGACCTGACTCAGATTAGATAGATCCCTCATAATACGACTTCTGTAATTGTCAGACACTTTCAACAGGGTATGGTGACATAGGATCGCTCGGAAAATCCTCAGGCCGCCTAGCAGACCTAACCTTCTTACGCTGACCCCCATCATGATTATACTATTGCTGTCATTTTTGATCTTCCAAATTCTGAGCATAAGCCTGGATGCGGGAAATATCCATACCATCAAGCAAAGCGGCCGTGAAGCATTCATTAATCAGGTGTGGCCCAAGTCCTACCACAAACCTATGCACTCGGTCACTCATTTCAGCCACAATCGAGGGGGCATACCTCGCCAAGGAATCAAACTGGAGGCTATACTCCCGCACACTCATATTCCCTTGTTTAAGAGCCAAGAACCTATCTACCCTTGCCTGACGAATCTCTGCCGGCAAGTAATGACGCAAGAAAGCCCATGAGAACTCTTCCCATACCGCTGGAGATGCATTTGTACCTCTAGACAATTCCCAAGTTTCATACCAATGAACCACAACATCCCGCAATCggtaagaggccaactctactgaCTCAGTGTCTGATGCATGCatcaccctcaaagtcctctacaTCCTATCAATAAAGTTTTGCGAGTCCTCATCCTTGTTGGATCCGGTAAATACTGGAGGGTCCAGGTTGATGAAGTCTCGAACTCTCGCGCTAATAACCATGTTAACGTGACCAACACTTGTACCTACCTGGcgctgagcctgagcagctaccaatcTAGTCAATTTCTATACTGCACTCCGCATATCCATATCCTCATCTTGAACAATAGGTGGAGGTACTGAGTTCCTCCTCATCTCCTCGGGTGCTAGAAAAATTGGAGAACTATGCAAGGGTGTCGTATTTCCCCTCGGGGCCTCACTCTGGCCCTCACTAGACATTGGTACTCTACTCATGCCCTCACCTGCCACTACTTTACCCTTTTGACTAGCCGTAGCTTTCCTGGTCATAGGCATTGTGCTAAAACAAGTCAAAGGTCAAGGGCTTTATTCCTTATGACTCTGCTCTATTGCACGATCTAATATCAATAAGGAAGGGTAACCggttcctaaatgccctatagtttCTTGTTTATACAACGTGGTGCACGACACATTTATAAACAAGACTCAACTAGACACAGCTtgcagacaaccctaggacagaactgctctgacaccactttgtcacgacccaaatcagaGGGCCACGAATGGCACCCGGTGCCTACTCAACCGAGCGCCACGTaccttatttttttatttttttattttctataaGACTCGTTACGGGCCATGATAGGCCACATCTATATATGTAATTAACAATATTAGAACTTAACTCAcataactaattcaaaaagatttaTATAGATACATAGGGGACAACAAGGCCGTTGACATGTCATACCTAAAGCTATACATAGGACACTGTCTGCAAAACCTCTAAGAAAACATGACCATAACATATAAGTCGGGACAGGGTCCCTGACATCCTCATAAAATAAAGTAACATATATAGAACGTGACTCGGCAATACTCCAGGAAGATgtggagctcaccaaccaaaagTTGATATATGGAGGCATCCTACAGTAGATGGTCCTCACCTTGCCTATCTACACCTGcgtggcatgaaacacagcgccCCAGAAAAAGAGGCGTCAGTACGaagaatgtaccgagtatgtaaggcgacAATGAaacgtaataataataatatactaTCTCGGGGAGATATAAGAGTCAACTCATAACTTCTGACTTGCCGCTGAGGGTCGTAACATATAGAATAAAACCCATAtcgtatatataaataaaactacaatATAATAGTTCTAGTTACATCATTTTTGTGACgttgactgcccaactgatcagtgataactgtccgaccggccgtagctcagtggtaaatgcataactgcccaatcggtgataaataataatacataactgaccaaccggtggtaactgtaACTGCCAGACCGGCCGTTGCTCGGTGGTAGATGTATAACTAACCAACCGGCCATAACTCGGTGATAAATGCGTAACTGCCCTACCGGTGGTAACTATAATTTTTCGACCGGCTGTAGCTCGGTGGTAgatgtataactgcccaaccggccgtagctcggtggtaaatacgtAACTGCCctaccggccgtagctcggtagtAAATATGTAAcggcccaaccggccgtagctcggtggtaaataatgatgcatataataccattatgaacattaacatctttatcaaatacctcaataaggaactagatacatacttagacatgcttgaatatcactttacgggaatgaataacatagacatccttaactgctaagaatAGAAACACTTATgaaatagcattacgtttacgtatcgttacttggatcatgccaaaagaataaaggaatagccttaacatacctgagtcgattcttttgagaaagattacacaaTACTCCCTTAATATTGTAAAATCTCATGttaatttgaattgttgaagGCTTGGGCATTGCTTATGTGATATACAATATGCAGATGCATATTAGAGAAATGATTTAACGTACTTTTTTGTAAGGAAAGCTTGCTGAACTATGGCTTCATAACTTGAAACAAAAATTCTTAAAGCTTGTTGAACTCTTTCTTTAAGAGATAAGAGATAACCTAGAAAAAATGTTACTTTTGCTGAAATAACAATGGAAAGAAGGTAAGGAATCTTGGTTGGAATTCTTAGAAGGAACATTACTATGTTCCTTTCTTAAGAGACTtgaagataatttttaattaggAAAGTTATCCTTAATCATTTGGTGGCCTTACCTAATTAATGCTTGGTGTCACATTTCTTTCAAAGTGTGACACCTTGCATCATTTATTACTTAGTCACTAAATGGATAGGGATGCTTGCCATGTTGGGGGATGGGTTAAATCATATCccactttttaattaattatctaataattaataaattaccCAAATaatttaagaattatctcaaattacttaaaatactactcatttttaatatactttatctatcatactatcacggtcatatggtaccttgtatgatactagttcataaatatcgggtattatagcccggccgtattttatcccaaaataacaAACTTCAGCGATACTCAATTTCTTTGATTCGTTAACCCTCTGACCTTTataacacttacttatcacttgttacaaatagCATAAGTGCTTatgatctcaaaataatctcattcccgagtctacgtcgattaacttatgacgaaactttaacgtacgaaatgcgggatgtaacagttCCTCGAGCAACTCCAAGTTGAGTAACATCGCTTtgttgttcgattcttcatctgcTCGAAAATATCTCAAAGTAGGAATACCTACTTCCATCAGGATTAGGGATTCAACACCGTACACAAGAAAAAAAGGAGTTTCTCATGTACTCGATTTGgccattgttcggtaggcccacagAAATTCGGAtaattcttcgggccatttgccatttgccgcttccaacctttttttgaggttttgaataatcatttTATTTGTTAACTCTGCTAGACCattttgcgctcggatgataaggggAATATGTGATCCTTTTTAGcttcaaatcttcgaggaactttgtaatttttgcaccgataaactgtggcccattgtcgcatgctatgtCTTTCGATATTCCGAACcagcaaattatattttcccataggAAATAGACTACTCCtcgttctccgatcttctgataaggacctatctccacccatttagaaaaatagtcagtcaaaatcaaaagaaatcttaccttaccgggagCTGGTGGCAGTGGTCTGACGATGTCTATCACCCATTTCATGAACGGACATGGGGACAGAActgaatgtaagggttctgccggttgatgtactagtggtgcgtagcattggcacttatcacatttttgtacgaagtctttggcgtcttgttccatgtgAGGCTAGTAATATCCTGCTCCtaccaacttcagcaccaaagaatctgcgcccgagtgattgccgcatatcccttcgtggacttctctcatgagataattagcttctgatgctcctaagcatcgggccaacggtccttggaaggattttctgtacaattggcctctcttgaagctataacaTGCAGCTTTGGCGCGTAACTCCCGTGATTctttggggtcttcgggcaattttccgtgctcgagatagttgattatttcatttctccagtcccagaccagactagtcgaatttacctcatagtaaccatctgtatccagGACTGAGATCATCAATTGTACTACCGTTTCGGATTCCGATCCctttatttttgttgatgatCCTACGTTTTCTAATGCGTTATCCTCCCTCAGAATGTGAGTAATGGACCACTCCTGAAATTGCGCCAAAAGAGCCTGGatctttaccacgtattgttgcatacgttcttctttggtatcaaagatcccgtagacttgatttaccaccaactacgagtcacatttaattttGATAACCTTGGAATCAAGTCCccaggccaattcgagccctgcaatcaaagctttatACTCTgcatcattgttagttaaagtgaTCGTGATTAAGACTATTCAGAGTCCAAAACCCTTTACGTTAGAAGCTCCGCCCGTAAATAAG
The DNA window shown above is from Nicotiana tomentosiformis chromosome 8, ASM39032v3, whole genome shotgun sequence and carries:
- the LOC117278502 gene encoding uncharacterized protein, producing the protein MHASDTESVELASYRLRDVVVHWYETWELSRGTNASPAVWEEFSWAFLRHYLPAEIRQARVDRFLALKQGNMSVREYSLQFDSLARYAPSIVAEMSDRVHRFVVGLGPHLINECFTAALLDGMDISRIQAYAQNLEDQK